In Phyllobacterium zundukense, one DNA window encodes the following:
- a CDS encoding efflux RND transporter periplasmic adaptor subunit — protein sequence MKRIGLLIGAALIAGIGYFVVYPQLYPHASFPSQSAASVDTSPVGGKAHKGGGTASVVVASAKSEDVPVTKTVVATMEPSDTVAVKPQIDGVVVATEVTDGQMVKAGDVLFQLDDRAIRAMIDKDQALLAKDQASLVAANLDLTSARDLQKRNVDTNQQVYQFEAAVKVLEATINMDKAQIAADQVQLSYMAITAPIDGRVGVVNTSVGNLVRTADTSDLLTITKMAPLRVAFVIAERDLPALRSAVADHPTPVQVKLPGSNDTIATGTLNFIDSNVDTSSGTVVLKADIANTDGALWPGQYVRAVVELTVHKNATTVPLVAIQQGNDGSFVFLVHSNKTVAKQNITLTDTVGDTAVVASGVAPGDQVVVDGQLHLQDGSPVQTSTQAADIASSIDSPVSGALEAAK from the coding sequence ATGAAGCGTATCGGCCTTCTGATAGGTGCAGCACTCATTGCCGGTATTGGCTATTTTGTCGTCTATCCCCAATTATACCCGCACGCATCTTTCCCCTCACAAAGCGCAGCATCAGTCGATACGTCGCCCGTTGGCGGCAAGGCTCATAAAGGGGGAGGAACGGCCTCCGTCGTCGTTGCATCTGCCAAATCGGAGGATGTGCCTGTCACCAAGACAGTCGTTGCCACGATGGAGCCGAGCGACACGGTCGCCGTCAAGCCACAGATCGACGGCGTTGTCGTCGCAACCGAAGTCACCGACGGTCAAATGGTCAAGGCCGGAGACGTGCTTTTTCAGCTCGACGATCGTGCAATCCGCGCCATGATCGATAAGGATCAAGCATTGCTCGCCAAGGACCAGGCAAGTCTGGTTGCTGCAAATCTCGATCTGACAAGTGCCAGGGACCTGCAAAAACGCAACGTCGATACCAATCAGCAGGTCTATCAGTTCGAAGCAGCCGTTAAGGTGCTCGAAGCGACGATCAATATGGACAAGGCTCAGATTGCTGCTGATCAGGTACAACTATCTTATATGGCGATCACGGCGCCAATCGACGGTCGCGTCGGTGTCGTCAATACGTCTGTCGGCAACCTTGTTCGCACTGCGGATACGAGTGACCTTCTCACCATAACCAAAATGGCGCCGCTGCGTGTTGCCTTTGTCATTGCCGAACGTGACCTGCCCGCACTGCGATCAGCCGTGGCGGATCACCCGACGCCGGTCCAGGTCAAACTTCCAGGCAGCAACGATACGATCGCGACGGGCACATTGAATTTCATCGATTCGAATGTAGACACGTCTTCCGGCACGGTGGTTTTGAAGGCAGATATCGCCAATACGGACGGTGCGCTTTGGCCCGGACAGTATGTTAGGGCTGTAGTGGAGCTCACGGTTCACAAGAATGCCACGACTGTGCCGCTTGTCGCCATTCAGCAGGGAAATGACGGCTCGTTCGTCTTCCTCGTTCATTCCAACAAAACGGTTGCAAAGCAGAACATCACACTGACCGACACGGTAGGCGACACCGCAGTTGTCGCTTCCGGCGTAGCGCCTGGCGATCAGGTGGTGGTCGACGGCCAGCTTCACTTGCAAGACGGCTCACCTGTCCAGACGAGCACGCAGGCGGCAGATATAGCATCGTCGATCGACAGCCCGGTTTCCGGAGCCTTAGAGGCCGCTAAATGA
- a CDS encoding sugar ABC transporter substrate-binding protein, with protein sequence MKTTLKYLAAATAATLAMTVSAYAAGPEIVKGPSKDAECFKPLTAETKFFQWPKKEGPYRIALANGFIGNTWRIQMIQTAKAYAALPEVKAKLKEFKVVSTGDDVAAQIAAVDNFINSGYDAIVVNAQNPTAFKPVIKRANAAGVVLIAFDNTLDTDEAVNVNVDQKGLGELWGNWLVKNVPGNKGKLLEVRGVTGTSVDRDRHEGIQEVLKKSGGQWESVEVVGRWDDGTAQKVVADAIAVHKHFDGVSVQGGSTGTVRAMIDAKHPFVPVGGETENGFRKLCAQYSKDGLKCTSAGTGPAQVAVAIKTAIAALEGEVVPQSISLPLSIVEDPNFKDGDSFYSKETDNFFVGNSFPTCGINFSAQEIMGQTKADQ encoded by the coding sequence ATGAAAACGACACTTAAATATCTGGCGGCTGCTACTGCTGCCACTCTGGCAATGACGGTATCTGCCTATGCGGCGGGGCCTGAAATCGTCAAAGGTCCGAGCAAGGACGCGGAATGCTTCAAGCCGCTGACGGCGGAAACGAAGTTTTTCCAATGGCCCAAGAAGGAAGGTCCGTACCGCATAGCGCTTGCCAACGGTTTCATCGGCAACACCTGGCGTATCCAGATGATTCAGACAGCAAAGGCTTATGCTGCCTTGCCGGAGGTGAAGGCCAAACTCAAGGAATTCAAGGTGGTCTCGACTGGCGACGATGTCGCTGCCCAGATCGCGGCGGTGGATAATTTCATCAACTCCGGCTATGACGCAATCGTTGTCAACGCGCAGAATCCGACGGCATTCAAGCCGGTCATCAAGCGTGCCAATGCCGCTGGCGTGGTCCTCATCGCTTTCGACAACACACTTGATACTGATGAGGCCGTCAATGTGAATGTCGACCAGAAGGGGCTTGGCGAATTGTGGGGCAACTGGCTTGTCAAGAATGTGCCTGGCAACAAAGGCAAGCTGCTCGAAGTACGCGGCGTTACCGGCACGTCCGTCGATCGCGATCGTCATGAGGGCATTCAGGAAGTCCTGAAAAAGTCTGGCGGACAGTGGGAATCCGTAGAGGTCGTCGGCCGCTGGGATGACGGCACTGCGCAGAAGGTCGTGGCTGATGCCATTGCCGTGCACAAGCATTTCGATGGCGTTTCCGTTCAGGGCGGCTCGACGGGAACAGTGCGTGCCATGATCGACGCGAAACATCCTTTCGTTCCGGTGGGCGGTGAAACGGAGAATGGTTTCCGCAAGCTCTGCGCCCAATATTCCAAGGATGGATTGAAATGCACCTCCGCAGGTACCGGCCCTGCGCAGGTTGCCGTTGCCATCAAGACTGCGATTGCCGCACTTGAAGGAGAGGTCGTCCCGCAATCGATTTCGCTGCCGCTGTCCATTGTCGAAGATCCGAATTTCAAGGACGGCGACAGCTTCTATTCAAAAGAAACCGACAACTTCTTCGTTGGTAATTCCTTCCCGACCTGCGGCATCAATTTCAGTGCACAGGAAATCATGGGTCAGACCAAAGCCGATCAGTAA
- a CDS encoding efflux RND transporter permease subunit → MNISSVFIRRPIATILLSIALAASGLFAYNFIPVAALPEVDFPIITVSAQLPGAAPDTMASAVATPLIKQFSTIQAISTISSTSTEGATHITLEFDLNRDIDQAAADVQAAIASTLRQLPANMTTPPSYRKSNPADAPVVLVALQSDTMQLSKLDDYAENVMSPAFSTINGVGEVQVFGTKQYAVRVEVDPEAVTARGIGLDELTAAVASKNSIAPVGTISSPTQQMAIEADTQAQNADTFRQIIVKSANGKLVRLGDVARVIDSVATTQTESRYDGKPSLVLGVFRQPGANTVDVVDRVKAILPQFEQDLGPSASIHILNDRSASIRQAVSDVQFTLLLTIGLVILVIFIFLRRVSATMVPIVAVPLSLIATLGAMYVLGFSIDNISLLGLTLSVGLVVDDAIVMLENIARHIEDGMAPLEAALKGSEEIGFTIISITTSLVAVFIPILLMGGVVGRIFNEFAVVVTVAIVASALISLTLTPMLCSHLPPEKHTDGEKKKPLTERMFDAVQSDYGRVLDLCLRARPVVLGVFLLTVVATGYLFSTINKGFLPTEDIGQLSISTEARQDISFDAMVVLQKKVADAISSKPYVSHVVSTVGGGFNSASLNQGRMFVELKPKSERLALEPLLRDLRQTLSKIPGITSYPVAVQNLRIGGVSSNAQYQYNLQSVSSTDLYPWSQKILLAMQQERQTFVDVSSNLQDNALQANLVIDQDKAQMLGINADQLRNTFYYAFGTNQASTIFSTADSYQVILELDPDIPWTTDKLDQMQIRSPTTGKLIPLSAFAHVERKTGLLAVSQLGQLPAVTISFNLPQGVSLGQAVQELAALKTQLGVPDTITSSFTGTAQVFQQSLANQGLLVGAAILTIYIVLGILYESFVHPLTILTGLPAAAAGALATLELFGYDLSVIAIIGILMLIGIVKKNAIMMVDFALVRQRAGETSFDAIREACLVRFRPIMMTTLAALMGTIPIAIGAGASSELRQPLGVAVVGGLVVSQILTLFITPVIFLYMEDLSRALSKIGRRLRGTHAPAPAE, encoded by the coding sequence ATGAATATTTCATCGGTCTTCATCCGCCGGCCGATTGCAACCATTCTGCTTTCCATCGCGCTCGCGGCGTCGGGCCTTTTTGCTTATAATTTCATTCCGGTCGCTGCGCTGCCTGAAGTCGATTTTCCGATCATAACGGTTTCCGCCCAGCTCCCCGGCGCAGCGCCCGATACGATGGCGAGTGCCGTTGCGACGCCGCTGATCAAGCAGTTCTCAACTATCCAAGCCATTTCGACGATCAGTTCGACGAGTACCGAGGGCGCAACGCATATTACGCTCGAATTCGATTTGAACCGTGATATCGATCAGGCTGCGGCCGACGTTCAGGCAGCCATTGCAAGCACTCTGCGCCAGCTGCCCGCCAACATGACGACTCCCCCGAGCTATCGAAAGAGCAATCCTGCCGATGCGCCCGTCGTCCTCGTGGCGCTACAGAGCGACACAATGCAGTTGTCGAAACTCGACGACTACGCCGAAAACGTGATGTCTCCCGCGTTTTCGACGATCAATGGCGTTGGAGAAGTCCAGGTCTTCGGGACCAAACAATATGCAGTGCGCGTCGAGGTCGATCCGGAGGCGGTGACCGCACGCGGCATTGGCCTAGACGAACTGACGGCTGCTGTCGCCAGCAAAAATTCGATCGCCCCCGTGGGAACGATTTCCAGCCCGACGCAGCAGATGGCGATCGAAGCCGATACGCAGGCGCAAAACGCCGACACGTTCCGGCAGATCATCGTCAAATCAGCGAATGGCAAGCTTGTTCGCCTCGGTGATGTAGCCCGTGTTATCGATTCCGTTGCCACCACGCAGACCGAGAGCCGATATGATGGCAAGCCATCGCTTGTTCTGGGCGTTTTTCGCCAGCCGGGCGCCAACACCGTCGACGTCGTGGATCGCGTCAAGGCGATCCTCCCGCAATTCGAGCAGGACCTTGGACCTTCGGCAAGCATCCACATCCTGAACGACCGCTCGGCCTCTATCCGGCAGGCGGTGTCAGACGTGCAATTCACACTGCTCTTGACGATTGGCCTCGTTATCCTGGTGATCTTCATCTTCTTGCGCCGTGTGAGCGCAACGATGGTCCCGATCGTGGCTGTCCCGCTTTCGTTGATCGCCACACTTGGCGCGATGTATGTGCTCGGGTTTTCGATCGACAACATCTCTCTGCTCGGCTTGACCTTGTCTGTCGGACTGGTCGTCGATGATGCGATCGTCATGCTGGAAAACATAGCCCGTCATATAGAAGATGGCATGGCTCCGCTTGAGGCGGCGCTAAAGGGTAGCGAGGAGATCGGCTTTACGATCATCTCGATCACCACGTCGCTGGTTGCGGTGTTCATCCCGATCCTGCTGATGGGTGGCGTCGTCGGGCGTATCTTCAACGAATTCGCCGTCGTCGTGACAGTCGCTATCGTTGCCTCGGCGCTGATATCCCTCACGCTGACGCCGATGCTATGCAGCCATTTGCCTCCCGAAAAACATACCGACGGCGAAAAGAAGAAACCGCTTACCGAACGCATGTTCGATGCGGTGCAGTCGGATTACGGCCGTGTTCTTGATCTTTGCCTGCGCGCACGCCCCGTCGTCCTTGGCGTATTCCTGCTGACCGTCGTTGCGACCGGTTATCTCTTTTCAACGATTAACAAGGGCTTCCTGCCGACTGAGGATATCGGGCAGTTGTCGATCTCGACCGAGGCCCGGCAGGACATCTCGTTCGATGCCATGGTGGTGCTGCAGAAAAAGGTGGCGGATGCAATTTCAAGCAAGCCATATGTTTCGCATGTCGTATCCACGGTTGGTGGCGGTTTCAACTCCGCCAGTCTCAATCAGGGGCGAATGTTCGTTGAGTTGAAACCAAAGTCGGAACGACTGGCGCTTGAACCGCTTCTGCGTGATCTGCGCCAGACCTTGTCGAAGATTCCCGGGATTACCAGCTACCCTGTCGCCGTACAGAATCTGCGTATCGGTGGCGTCTCCTCCAATGCGCAGTATCAATACAATCTTCAAAGTGTCTCTTCGACCGATCTCTATCCGTGGTCGCAGAAAATCCTGCTGGCAATGCAGCAGGAACGTCAGACCTTCGTCGACGTGTCGAGCAATTTGCAGGACAATGCACTTCAGGCAAATCTGGTGATCGATCAGGACAAGGCGCAAATGCTCGGCATCAATGCCGATCAGTTGCGCAATACGTTCTACTACGCTTTCGGTACCAATCAGGCATCGACTATATTCTCGACGGCCGATAGCTATCAGGTCATTCTCGAACTCGATCCGGACATTCCCTGGACGACCGACAAGCTTGACCAGATGCAGATCCGCTCGCCAACCACCGGCAAGCTGATACCGCTTTCAGCCTTCGCCCACGTCGAGCGCAAGACCGGGCTGCTGGCAGTCAGCCAGCTCGGACAGCTCCCCGCCGTCACGATCTCCTTCAATCTGCCGCAAGGTGTCTCACTTGGTCAGGCGGTACAGGAGCTTGCTGCTCTCAAAACGCAGCTAGGTGTTCCTGACACCATCACGTCGAGTTTTACCGGCACCGCCCAGGTGTTCCAGCAATCCCTCGCCAATCAGGGTTTGCTTGTCGGCGCGGCGATACTGACGATCTACATTGTACTCGGCATCCTTTATGAAAGCTTCGTCCATCCGCTTACCATCCTGACCGGACTGCCGGCCGCGGCTGCAGGCGCACTCGCGACGCTGGAGCTGTTCGGCTACGATCTTAGCGTCATTGCGATTATCGGCATTCTCATGCTGATCGGCATCGTCAAGAAGAATGCCATCATGATGGTCGATTTCGCGCTTGTTCGACAACGCGCCGGTGAAACCTCGTTCGATGCCATTCGCGAAGCCTGTCTCGTGCGTTTCCGGCCAATCATGATGACGACCCTCGCTGCTCTCATGGGCACGATTCCCATCGCCATTGGTGCAGGAGCAAGCTCGGAGCTTCGTCAGCCGCTCGGTGTGGCGGTCGTCGGTGGTCTCGTCGTCTCCCAGATCCTCACGCTGTTCATCACACCGGTTATTTTCCTCTACATGGAGGATTTGTCTCGCGCCTTGAGCAAGATCGGCCGCAGGCTGCGCGGCACGCACGCGCCGGCGCCGGCTGAATAA
- the trhA gene encoding PAQR family membrane homeostasis protein TrhA has translation MPKSDISTAPAVIYRDYTLAELRADGAVHVIGVILAMGGSVALLSFMVDRTAPGPYVATTIYLATLVLSMSLSAVYNIWPLSPIKRFLRRFDHSAIYLLIAGTYTPFMAKSGTWWLLAGVWAIAIVGVLLKFLKPDRFDRLSIGLYLALGWSGAAAYQEFSSALSATIVWLILAGGVVYSLGVIFHILERLPFHNAIWHGFVLIAASIHFAAVCSAVA, from the coding sequence ATGCCCAAATCAGACATTTCAACGGCACCTGCCGTAATCTACCGGGACTACACGCTGGCTGAGTTGCGGGCCGACGGTGCTGTTCATGTCATTGGCGTTATTCTGGCGATGGGAGGGTCGGTCGCGCTGCTGTCATTCATGGTTGATCGGACAGCGCCAGGTCCTTATGTGGCAACGACGATCTATCTTGCTACGCTCGTTCTGTCGATGTCACTTTCGGCTGTGTACAATATCTGGCCGCTTTCGCCGATAAAGCGGTTTCTGCGGCGTTTCGACCATTCGGCGATCTACCTCCTGATTGCCGGAACCTATACGCCTTTCATGGCCAAGAGCGGAACGTGGTGGCTGCTGGCAGGCGTATGGGCCATTGCCATCGTTGGCGTACTTCTAAAATTCCTGAAGCCAGACCGCTTCGACAGGCTGTCGATCGGACTCTATCTTGCGCTTGGCTGGAGCGGCGCCGCGGCCTATCAGGAATTTTCCAGTGCGCTCTCCGCCACGATCGTCTGGCTCATTCTCGCCGGTGGGGTGGTCTATTCGCTCGGGGTTATTTTCCATATTCTGGAAAGGTTGCCATTTCACAACGCAATATGGCACGGGTTCGTACTGATCGCTGCCAGTATTCACTTTGCAGCGGTGTGTTCGGCCGTCGCCTGA
- a CDS encoding ABC transporter permease, whose protein sequence is MNDLRHRIHHNGGLLAAIGLFIVMFIIYVSNHPVGLTAAVATTASNKAVLLALVAMAQTLPVLTRGLDLSVGMVFILANCLASVIVVGTIGEGFLGIAIVLGAGALAGFVNGAIIVWGRLQPIITTLATGAVYYGIALYVRPGPGGDVQSDIADFATGQLFGIMPTALVVLFAIVLIVWVPYRNSVLGRAAYAVGSNEQAAYMSGVPVQRAKLLAYTLAGFLAAIGGLMLTFNTYSGEASAPIASTYTLNSIAAVVIGGTSLFGGWGSAIGSIFGAFVLRTIEDLLFVFDLDPLWQPLFQGVVLLAAVSLGALRVLRIRNRLELFA, encoded by the coding sequence ATGAACGATCTTCGCCATCGCATCCATCACAATGGCGGGTTGCTCGCAGCTATCGGTCTCTTCATCGTGATGTTCATTATCTACGTCAGCAATCATCCGGTCGGGCTGACTGCGGCCGTGGCGACCACGGCGTCCAACAAGGCGGTTCTGCTCGCGCTGGTCGCCATGGCGCAGACATTGCCGGTGTTGACGCGCGGTCTCGACCTTTCGGTGGGAATGGTCTTCATCCTTGCCAATTGTCTGGCGTCGGTCATTGTGGTCGGCACGATCGGCGAAGGGTTTCTTGGCATTGCCATTGTCCTTGGCGCGGGTGCGCTGGCCGGGTTCGTCAACGGGGCAATCATTGTCTGGGGCCGGCTGCAACCGATCATCACGACGCTTGCGACGGGTGCTGTGTACTACGGCATCGCGCTCTATGTTCGTCCGGGACCCGGAGGCGACGTACAATCTGATATCGCCGACTTTGCGACCGGACAGCTCTTCGGCATCATGCCGACAGCGCTTGTCGTACTCTTTGCGATTGTGCTGATCGTCTGGGTACCCTACCGGAACTCGGTGCTTGGCCGTGCAGCCTATGCCGTGGGCTCGAACGAGCAGGCCGCCTATATGTCCGGCGTGCCGGTACAGCGGGCGAAGCTATTGGCCTATACACTTGCAGGCTTCCTTGCTGCCATCGGCGGACTGATGCTCACCTTCAACACCTATTCAGGCGAGGCCTCCGCTCCGATTGCCAGTACCTATACACTCAATTCCATCGCGGCCGTGGTGATTGGCGGGACGTCGCTGTTTGGTGGCTGGGGGTCGGCTATCGGATCCATCTTTGGCGCGTTCGTGCTTCGCACCATCGAGGATCTGCTTTTTGTGTTTGATCTCGATCCGTTGTGGCAGCCGCTGTTCCAGGGTGTCGTCCTGCTCGCGGCGGTAAGTCTCGGCGCATTGCGCGTCCTGCGTATCCGCAACCGCCTGGAGCTCTTCGCATGA
- a CDS encoding ABC transporter permease: MSDSKLPVSTIPVLRFAFDRSLVIAFACIILMLLGGALYSREFLSPEYLLQQLQISAFLGIIASGAMMVILIGHIDLSIPWTVTLGAMMATAVAGWFGETGNLIAIPVGVFCGAMVGLLNGLGVAYLRLPSMIFTLGMNAVVQGLMVLHTGGFAPQDHATDAMHFLAVGRPVFGIPNALLIWVVVGAFTIFLLTRTAFGRRVYAVGNREAAAYLSGVNTNAVIIWCFVLSGAAAAFAGVLLAGYSTKAYQAMGDPYLLPAIAAVVLGGTNILGGRGNYLGTIAGVILITLLQSILAVMQMPEAGRQIIYGVVILVMLLAYGRGEIDRK, encoded by the coding sequence ATGAGCGACTCGAAACTTCCGGTCAGCACCATCCCTGTCCTGCGGTTTGCCTTCGACCGTTCGCTTGTCATTGCTTTTGCTTGCATAATCCTGATGCTCCTTGGCGGAGCGCTCTATTCCCGCGAATTCCTCTCACCGGAATATCTCCTGCAGCAACTTCAAATCAGCGCGTTTCTCGGCATCATTGCCTCGGGCGCAATGATGGTCATCCTGATCGGTCACATCGACCTTTCGATCCCGTGGACGGTGACACTTGGCGCGATGATGGCGACGGCCGTTGCCGGCTGGTTCGGCGAGACCGGCAATCTTATCGCCATTCCGGTCGGGGTGTTCTGCGGCGCGATGGTCGGATTGCTGAATGGCCTCGGGGTGGCCTATTTGCGGCTGCCATCGATGATTTTTACGCTTGGCATGAACGCCGTGGTGCAAGGGCTGATGGTGTTGCATACGGGTGGCTTTGCGCCGCAGGACCATGCCACCGATGCGATGCATTTCCTGGCTGTCGGTCGGCCGGTCTTCGGTATCCCCAATGCCCTGCTCATATGGGTCGTCGTTGGCGCGTTCACTATCTTTCTTCTGACCCGTACGGCATTCGGCAGGCGCGTCTATGCGGTGGGCAACCGCGAGGCTGCAGCTTATCTCTCGGGTGTCAATACGAATGCGGTGATCATCTGGTGTTTTGTCTTGTCAGGGGCAGCAGCCGCCTTCGCCGGCGTGCTGCTTGCGGGTTATTCTACCAAGGCTTATCAGGCCATGGGCGACCCGTATTTGCTGCCGGCCATCGCTGCCGTTGTGCTCGGTGGTACCAATATTCTCGGCGGACGCGGCAACTACCTCGGTACGATTGCAGGCGTTATCCTGATCACCCTGCTGCAATCGATCCTCGCGGTTATGCAGATGCCGGAAGCTGGCCGGCAGATCATCTACGGCGTGGTTATTCTTGTTATGCTGCTCGCCTATGGGCGCGGCGAGATCGATCGAAAGTAG
- a CDS encoding sugar ABC transporter ATP-binding protein — MKHVAKRYGGITALNEVDFVAYPGEIHAILGENGAGKSTLIKIAAGVTDPSDGEVFVDGRRVNFRNPTEAMAAGVVCVFQELSLLPDLTVADNLSIVSPPLRGGLIDSAAQRQRARELLASIGCEDVHPLELVRDLPLSRRQMVEIAKALGKKPKLLILDEATSALTAADVERVYAIIRKLRSEGVGILYVSHRMHEIEALADVATVFRNGRRIETFRKGERSVSAIVQMMIGRELTHHYPDKPAPKPAEPVALSAKNLSWGTQLRDISLDIRKGEIVGLGGLDGQGQRSLLLALFGVLKGVSGTVEIMGKPHRLSGPRSAMRASLPMALIPEDRKTEGLMLPMNIRDNISLASLSRFQKGLRLDGGKEHSAVERMIDSLKIKISDLAAAVSTLSGGNQQKVVLAKWLMTDPGIILLNDPTRGIDVGTKQEVYQLLRDLADKGVAVLFYSTDYAELIGCCDRVLVMYNGGIARELKGQHLNERTIIETALNVDDKEQAA; from the coding sequence ATGAAACATGTCGCGAAGCGCTATGGCGGTATCACTGCGCTGAACGAGGTGGATTTCGTCGCCTACCCAGGCGAGATTCATGCGATTCTTGGCGAGAACGGCGCCGGCAAATCGACACTGATCAAGATTGCCGCCGGAGTGACCGATCCGAGCGATGGCGAGGTCTTCGTTGACGGTCGGCGCGTAAATTTTCGCAATCCAACGGAGGCGATGGCCGCAGGCGTGGTCTGTGTTTTCCAGGAGCTCTCGTTACTGCCTGATCTGACGGTTGCGGATAATCTCTCGATCGTCTCCCCTCCTCTTCGCGGCGGGTTGATTGATAGTGCCGCACAGCGTCAACGCGCGCGGGAGCTGCTTGCGTCGATCGGCTGCGAGGATGTGCATCCGCTCGAACTCGTGCGCGACCTGCCGCTGTCACGGCGTCAGATGGTAGAAATCGCCAAGGCGCTGGGCAAAAAGCCGAAGCTGCTCATTCTGGACGAGGCGACTTCAGCGTTGACAGCTGCCGATGTTGAACGTGTCTACGCGATCATCCGCAAGCTTCGATCTGAAGGCGTCGGTATTCTCTATGTGTCGCACCGGATGCATGAGATCGAGGCTCTTGCCGATGTTGCAACCGTTTTCCGCAATGGAAGGAGGATCGAAACGTTCCGGAAGGGCGAGCGATCGGTCAGCGCCATCGTCCAGATGATGATTGGGCGTGAATTAACGCATCACTATCCTGACAAGCCAGCGCCGAAGCCGGCGGAACCGGTAGCACTGTCCGCCAAAAACCTTTCTTGGGGTACCCAGTTGCGCGATATCTCACTTGATATTCGCAAGGGCGAAATCGTCGGACTGGGAGGATTGGACGGTCAGGGACAGCGGTCCCTGCTGTTGGCGCTTTTTGGTGTGCTCAAGGGTGTTTCCGGCACGGTCGAAATAATGGGCAAACCGCACCGTCTTTCGGGACCGCGTTCGGCAATGCGGGCTTCCTTGCCAATGGCGCTCATTCCCGAGGATCGAAAGACGGAGGGTCTGATGTTGCCGATGAATATTCGCGACAATATCAGTCTGGCTTCGTTGTCCCGGTTCCAGAAGGGATTGAGATTGGATGGCGGTAAAGAGCATTCCGCTGTCGAAAGGATGATCGACAGCCTGAAGATCAAGATTTCCGATCTTGCCGCCGCAGTTTCCACTCTGTCGGGTGGCAACCAGCAAAAGGTCGTGCTGGCGAAATGGTTGATGACCGATCCCGGCATCATCCTTCTCAACGACCCCACGCGCGGTATCGACGTAGGCACCAAACAGGAGGTGTATCAGCTGCTTCGTGACCTTGCGGACAAGGGAGTGGCGGTGCTCTTCTATTCCACAGACTATGCCGAGCTGATCGGCTGCTGCGACCGCGTTCTCGTCATGTATAACGGCGGCATCGCGCGGGAACTGAAGGGCCAGCACCTCAACGAGCGCACGATCATCGAGACGGCACTCAATGTCGACGACAAGGAACAGGCGGCATGA